TGGATAAGGAAGGCAGTGAGGATACTCTTGGGCGTGCAATTTACGGGCTTGGACACGTAGTAAGCTGCCCTTATATGTCAAAGAATATACGTACATTTGCACACACGCTTATCAGCAAATCAAAAATGCAGATGGAAAAACTGAACTACCCGCGAGCAAAAGCCTACACAATGTGCGGACTTTATGAGATGCTCAGAGCAGGCGTGGGTGCAGATGACTTTGAATCTACGTTTATTTCCCGCAGGGACACTGTCAGGTCCATAGATGCCCTTGTGGACAAGGATACCTTTCAATCCATATTTATCAGCCATGCAGACTCTCTGGTTGATCTTTATGAGACTAATCATAAAGAAGGCTGGAACTGGTTTGAACCCACGGTCACATACAGCAATGCAAAACTCAGTGAATCCCTTATACTGGCATATAACTATACCAAGAACCGGACTTACAGAAAAGTCGGGCTTGCAACTCTGGATTTTCTTACAGATATCCAGTGGAAAGGAGATTTTTTTGACATTGTCGGGAACCAGGGCTGGTACTCCTGCGATGGCGAAAAACCTATTTTTGACCAGCAGCCCATAGAAGCAGGCTACATGACTCAAGCTTATGTTTCTGCTTATGAGACGGTCCGCGAGAGAAAATACCTGGAGCTTGCAAGGTACTCTTTTGAATATTTCCTGGGCAGAAACCGCCTTCGAACTCCTATGTATGACTCTTCGACAGGTGCAGTCTGTGACGGGCTCAACTGCGACGGGATGAACTGCAACCAGGGTGCAGAATCCGTAATCTGTTACCTTATGGCTTTAAATTCAATAAATAAACATTCGGATAGGGCATATGGCACACAATTCAAGCCAGCAATTGAAGAAGTTTTGCCCAAAAGAAAGAGCCTGCTATCAGCAAATCAGGTTGAGTGAGTGGGTGATATGGTAATCTGGAAAGACCACGGGGAACTGTTTGTAAGATATAAAAAGAATCCTATACTTACCGTTGAGGATTGGCCTTACCAGGCTAATTCGGTTTTTAATCCTGCAGCCGTAATAGTTGATGGTAAAACTTTATTACTTGTGCGTGTAGAAGACCACAGGGGTTTTTCTCACTTTACAATAGCCAGGAGCAATAACGGGGTAGATGGCTGGGAAATTGATACCGAGCCAACTTTTGCCCCGGATCCTGTAAACTATCCTGAAGAGATATACGGCATTGAGGACCCGCGTATAACTTACATAGATGAGATGGGAAAGTGGGCTGTAGCATATACGGCTTTTTCGGATTCCGGCCCCTTAACATCCCTTGCATTTACAGAAAATTTCCGTACCTTTGAAAGAATGGGGCCTACCATGCCTCCAGAAAACAAAGATGCTGCTATCTTTCCTGTAAAATTCAACAACAGGTGGGCAATGTTACACAGACCTGTATCAAATATTGCGGGTGCAAAAGCAAATATCTGGATTTCTTTTTCCCCGGATATGAAATACTGGGGAGAACATGAGGTTCTTCTGTATGCCAGAGAAGGAGGATGGTGGGATGCGCGTAAGATAGGTTTATCCCCGCAGCCGATCCGTGTGTCTGACGGATGGTTAATTATGTATCACGGGGTACGCCAGACAACATCCAAAGCTAGTTACCGCCTTGGGATGGCTCTTCTTGACCCTGAAGATCCCAGGAAAGTGCTCCACAGGTCAGAAGGCTGGGTTTTCGGGCCTCGTGAACTCTATGAGCGCAGTGGAGATGTTAATGATGTTGTTTTCCCCTGCGGATGGGTCCTGGTAGGTGATGAGATCCGTATTTATTATGGAAGTGCAGATACCTCTGTATCCCTGGCAACCGCAAAAGTTTGTGATGTCCTGAATTATATCCATCAATGCCCTGAGGAGCAGTGCCCTGAAGATTACTGCAGATTTTTTGAAGAGCACAAGCATGTTACACCATGAGTAAAAGTTGGAGAATTGGGAGCATATGAATAATAAAATACTGGGGGGATCTTTGTCAGAATTGCTATGTTATCTCCGATTGCCTGGAGCACACCGCCTAAAAAGTACGGTCCGTGGGAGTCAATGGTATCCTTATTAACTGAAGGACTGGTAAAAAGGGGTATTGACGTTACACTTTTTGCAACAGCTGATTCGCACACTGCAGGCAAGCTTCATGCAGTGTGCCCGAGACCATACGAAGAGGATAAAAGCATTCTTGTGAAAGTGTACGAAGGCCTGCATATCTCAGAAGTTTTTGAAAGGGCAAATGAATTTGATATAATCCACAATCATTTTGATTATCTACCTCTTACTTACAGTAAGCTTGTGGAC
The genomic region above belongs to Methanosarcina horonobensis HB-1 = JCM 15518 and contains:
- a CDS encoding glycoside hydrolase family 130 protein; amino-acid sequence: MVIWKDHGELFVRYKKNPILTVEDWPYQANSVFNPAAVIVDGKTLLLVRVEDHRGFSHFTIARSNNGVDGWEIDTEPTFAPDPVNYPEEIYGIEDPRITYIDEMGKWAVAYTAFSDSGPLTSLAFTENFRTFERMGPTMPPENKDAAIFPVKFNNRWAMLHRPVSNIAGAKANIWISFSPDMKYWGEHEVLLYAREGGWWDARKIGLSPQPIRVSDGWLIMYHGVRQTTSKASYRLGMALLDPEDPRKVLHRSEGWVFGPRELYERSGDVNDVVFPCGWVLVGDEIRIYYGSADTSVSLATAKVCDVLNYIHQCPEEQCPEDYCRFFEEHKHVTP